A single region of the Nitrospira sp. genome encodes:
- a CDS encoding tryptophanase translates to MNCPFEPYKIKVVEPITPTTREERCRLLHETGYNLFHLPADSVAIDLLTDSGTSAMSDAQWAGLMLGDESYAGSKSFYHFESVVRSLCGYRHVIPTHQGRAAEHVLFAAVVKPGMCVPNNMHFDTTRANIEHRNAEALDLVIKEAYDPHCDLPFKGNMDLDRLESTIERVGRDRVPFVLLTVTNNSGGGQPVSMANIRATRQLLNRYGIPLFFDACRFAENCFFIKEREPGYADVPVRGIARSLFSLGDGCLMSAKKDGLVNIGGFVSLNDEHWARAITDLLILVEGFPTYGGLAGRDLEAMARGLEEVLEEDYLRFRVGQVRYLAELLECGGVPILKPVGGHAVYLNAREFLPHLGRHQFPAQALAVALYREYGIRGIEIGSVMFGKGDPVTGQATYPELELVRLAIPRRVYTNSHLSYVAESVVDLLLHRDALGGLVMTYEASHLRHFTARFEEESSTRRLVPGAGLAALPH, encoded by the coding sequence GTGAACTGCCCATTCGAGCCGTATAAGATCAAGGTCGTCGAGCCGATCACCCCCACCACTCGCGAAGAGCGGTGTCGGTTGCTCCACGAGACCGGGTACAATCTCTTCCACCTTCCCGCCGACAGCGTGGCGATCGATCTGTTGACCGACAGCGGCACCTCCGCAATGAGCGATGCCCAGTGGGCCGGTCTCATGCTCGGCGACGAATCCTACGCGGGCAGCAAGAGCTTTTATCACTTCGAGTCGGTTGTGCGGTCCCTCTGCGGCTATCGCCATGTGATCCCCACGCATCAGGGGCGGGCAGCGGAGCATGTGCTCTTTGCGGCCGTCGTCAAGCCCGGCATGTGTGTCCCCAACAACATGCACTTCGACACCACGAGGGCGAACATCGAACATCGAAATGCCGAGGCGCTCGATCTGGTGATCAAGGAGGCCTACGATCCCCATTGCGACCTCCCGTTCAAGGGCAACATGGATCTAGACCGGCTGGAATCCACCATCGAACGCGTCGGGCGTGATCGGGTGCCGTTCGTGCTGCTCACGGTCACCAATAACAGCGGCGGCGGGCAGCCTGTCTCGATGGCCAATATTCGTGCGACCCGGCAGTTGCTCAACCGCTACGGCATTCCGCTGTTTTTCGATGCCTGCCGGTTTGCGGAAAATTGTTTCTTCATCAAAGAGCGCGAGCCCGGCTATGCCGATGTGCCGGTGCGGGGGATTGCGCGATCCTTGTTCAGCCTGGGCGACGGATGCCTCATGTCGGCGAAAAAAGATGGCCTGGTTAACATCGGCGGATTCGTCAGTTTGAACGATGAACACTGGGCCAGGGCGATCACCGATCTCCTGATACTGGTCGAGGGCTTTCCTACCTATGGTGGATTGGCGGGACGTGACCTGGAAGCCATGGCGAGAGGACTTGAGGAAGTGCTCGAGGAAGACTATCTGCGCTTTCGGGTCGGTCAGGTGCGATATCTGGCGGAGTTACTGGAATGCGGCGGCGTGCCGATCCTCAAGCCAGTCGGGGGGCATGCCGTGTATCTGAACGCCAGGGAGTTCCTGCCCCATCTCGGCCGACACCAGTTCCCGGCGCAGGCTTTGGCCGTCGCCCTCTATCGCGAGTATGGCATTCGCGGCATTGAGATTGGATCGGTGATGTTCGGGAAGGGCGATCCGGTGACGGGGCAGGCGACCTATCCTGAGCTGGAACTGGTCCGGCTGGCCATCCCGCGCCGCGTCTACACGAATTCGCATTTGAGCTATGTGGCGGAATCGGTTGTTGATCTCTTGCTGCATCGAGACGCCCTCGGAGGGCTGGTCATGACCTATGAAGCGTCTCACCTGCGCCATTTCACGGCGCGTTTTGAAGAGGAATCATCCACAAGGCGTCTCGTCCCGGGTGCTGGTCTTGCGGCGTTGCCCCATTAG
- a CDS encoding helix-turn-helix transcriptional regulator — protein MEIARYFDAVKERYGLSSDYALAKKLGIAQPEANLMRRGLKIPKPELCIKMAKLLDKNPVELLLIAQKDKAPKQAKEYWTLALTAVDVMLHVPKHPRYLPKKVEAIGRELKQLEAQTLTYEGAAANAEAVRLMETAERSVDAMMERWNIWKKGEALYPNYLLANQAAARRHVRIRRLLILTQAQMEDEATVADAIHVMDDQRRAGIKIFYAFREALVHSPTFQRLEEDFRKYGAAEDMNSAMFDREVLIFSQTYGTVPLGMVGTPTPITMINRLQISWKPEMIRELDPAPLFDMTRFVFDYQGPGPFHEQLTYFRRSIRELPIRAV, from the coding sequence ATGGAGATTGCCCGGTATTTCGATGCGGTCAAGGAACGCTATGGCCTGAGTAGCGACTACGCTCTCGCAAAAAAACTAGGCATTGCGCAACCCGAAGCCAATCTGATGCGGCGAGGTCTGAAAATTCCCAAGCCGGAACTGTGTATCAAGATGGCCAAGCTGCTGGACAAAAATCCTGTGGAGTTGTTGCTGATCGCGCAAAAGGACAAGGCGCCGAAGCAGGCGAAGGAATACTGGACCCTCGCGTTGACCGCTGTCGACGTGATGCTGCACGTGCCGAAACATCCGCGGTACCTGCCTAAAAAAGTCGAAGCGATAGGGCGGGAATTAAAACAACTGGAGGCACAAACCCTCACGTACGAAGGCGCGGCGGCGAATGCCGAGGCGGTACGGTTGATGGAGACGGCGGAACGCTCAGTCGATGCGATGATGGAGCGATGGAATATCTGGAAAAAGGGCGAAGCTCTGTATCCCAACTACCTGCTGGCGAACCAAGCCGCGGCGAGACGGCATGTCCGTATTCGACGCCTGCTCATCCTGACGCAGGCCCAGATGGAAGATGAGGCGACGGTCGCCGATGCCATCCACGTGATGGACGATCAGCGGCGTGCGGGCATCAAGATTTTCTACGCGTTTCGCGAGGCGTTGGTCCATTCTCCGACATTCCAACGGCTGGAGGAAGACTTCAGGAAGTATGGCGCGGCGGAGGATATGAACAGCGCGATGTTCGATCGCGAAGTGTTGATCTTTTCTCAGACCTACGGCACCGTCCCGTTAGGCATGGTCGGCACGCCGACGCCGATTACGATGATCAATCGCCTGCAGATTTCCTGGAAGCCGGAGATGATCAGGGAGCTCGATCCCGCCCCGTTATTCGACATGACCCGGTTCGTCTTCGACTACCAGGGCCCTGGTCCGTTTCACGAGCAGTTGACCTACTTCAGGAGGTCGATTCGTGAACTGCCCATTCGAGCCGTATAA
- a CDS encoding acyl-CoA dehydrogenase family protein, with protein MATRGPLFKGSLAAAEAARDTRAYSGFIAGLFEGKVRRQLFAEAVIQAGSPPACAFLDSLRHLLLDRVDPEAIDKAGAIGEDVFVALKQIGAFGMKIPSRYGGLGLSQSEYHRVATLLGSHDAATTVLLSAHNSIGAAEPVKLVGNPEQQARLLPRLASGEISGFALTEKDAGCDIWDLHTYAIPIREAGVVVGYRLTGDKLYTTNAPRGHETFLASLLVVIAQIVEAPDQVHRPKEERKFGAFVVDTHSRGCRCTRLSFLGVRGIYNGQVHLREVFVPVADRLGAEGDGLRRALESLTVGRLTLPAACLGNLKQCLWLARARAQQRVQYDRPIGEHTDIGAKIVLMASRVLALEAIVNITGIWADTKHDVRLESAAAKILSTEWLLESLLDLFRIYGGRAFETPDSLRLHGDVPVPVERMIRDALINVIWEGSNGILTLWIGREGLAKYFTHGQAFLSNQVADMLRAAPFFLTTAARSVHAVSAYEKKGGAVGTFDRVWEGFVEKKSRELAHTTLWVAIRDRQGLARKQLLMTRLVKAAMHLFAVESLLWYKSRESLRGKAHIESLATYFCARTKAEFNPSRLLSLRTSGWDDDTTLYPVAKAILSGQVGWLEEGIIRYGSIETRLAAETDRLVGVSVSA; from the coding sequence ATGGCGACAAGGGGGCCTCTCTTCAAAGGATCCCTCGCGGCTGCCGAGGCCGCTCGCGATACGCGAGCCTATTCAGGATTCATCGCAGGCCTGTTCGAGGGAAAGGTTCGCCGACAGCTGTTTGCTGAGGCGGTGATTCAGGCAGGCAGCCCTCCTGCCTGTGCGTTTCTGGACAGCCTCAGGCACCTGCTGCTCGATCGGGTGGATCCGGAAGCCATCGACAAAGCGGGCGCCATCGGCGAAGACGTGTTTGTTGCGCTGAAACAGATCGGGGCGTTCGGCATGAAGATCCCTTCTCGCTATGGCGGGCTTGGCCTCTCTCAGTCGGAATACCACAGGGTGGCGACGCTTTTGGGCAGTCACGATGCGGCGACCACCGTCCTTCTGTCGGCTCACAATTCGATCGGGGCGGCAGAACCTGTGAAGTTAGTCGGAAATCCTGAACAACAGGCGCGACTATTGCCGCGTCTGGCGAGCGGGGAGATTTCGGGGTTTGCGCTGACGGAGAAGGACGCCGGATGCGACATCTGGGATCTGCACACCTATGCGATTCCCATTCGTGAAGCGGGGGTGGTGGTCGGGTATCGGCTGACAGGTGACAAGCTCTATACGACGAATGCGCCCCGCGGACATGAGACCTTCCTCGCGTCCCTGCTGGTGGTCATTGCACAAATCGTGGAGGCGCCCGACCAGGTGCATCGTCCCAAGGAAGAGCGGAAGTTCGGGGCGTTCGTCGTCGATACACACTCGAGGGGATGCCGTTGTACGCGGCTCAGTTTTTTGGGCGTGCGCGGTATCTATAACGGGCAGGTGCATCTGCGCGAGGTGTTCGTGCCGGTGGCCGATCGGTTGGGCGCCGAGGGCGACGGTCTACGACGTGCCCTTGAGAGTTTGACTGTAGGGCGGCTTACGCTTCCTGCCGCCTGTTTGGGCAATCTCAAACAATGTTTGTGGTTGGCCCGTGCGCGGGCACAACAACGTGTGCAGTATGACCGTCCGATCGGCGAACACACGGACATTGGAGCCAAGATTGTCCTGATGGCCTCACGGGTCTTGGCCCTGGAGGCCATCGTGAACATCACGGGGATCTGGGCCGATACGAAACACGATGTGCGGCTGGAGTCCGCAGCCGCCAAGATTCTCTCCACAGAATGGCTGCTGGAATCTTTGCTGGACCTGTTCCGGATCTATGGCGGGCGCGCATTTGAGACACCGGATTCGCTCCGTCTCCACGGGGACGTGCCGGTGCCGGTCGAACGGATGATCCGCGATGCGCTGATCAATGTGATCTGGGAAGGCAGCAACGGCATCCTGACTCTCTGGATCGGCCGGGAAGGGTTGGCCAAATATTTTACGCACGGGCAGGCGTTCCTTTCCAATCAGGTTGCCGACATGCTGCGAGCCGCGCCGTTCTTTCTTACGACTGCAGCCAGATCGGTCCATGCTGTGTCTGCCTATGAGAAGAAAGGGGGCGCCGTCGGCACGTTCGATCGGGTGTGGGAAGGCTTTGTGGAGAAAAAAAGTCGGGAACTGGCGCACACGACCTTGTGGGTTGCCATACGGGATCGCCAGGGCTTGGCTCGGAAGCAGCTGCTGATGACGCGTCTGGTGAAAGCCGCCATGCATCTCTTTGCCGTCGAATCGTTGCTGTGGTACAAGTCGCGGGAATCGCTTCGGGGTAAGGCCCATATCGAGAGCTTGGCGACGTACTTCTGCGCAAGAACGAAGGCGGAATTCAACCCCTCGCGCTTGCTTTCGCTTCGGACGTCGGGGTGGGACGACGATACGACGCTGTATCCGGTGGCCAAAGCCATTCTGTCCGGCCAGGTCGGCTGGCTGGAGGAGGGCATCATTCGTTATGGTTCGATCGAGACCCGTCTGGCGGCTGAGACGGACCGGTTGGTCGGGGTCTCCGTCTCAGCGTGA
- a CDS encoding patatin-like phospholipase family protein: MARACGKRALALGGGGFTGYLFEVGALTALDDLFEDGGSMNDLDLYVGVSAGAAAASLVANGVTPREILETNLSGTRPYYFDHRNVFSPAIGEGLKTVWRVTRQMVPLLKLYVRHYREMTLIDLLDKAQDALPSGIYTLEPFAAYLAAIFRTRKLSDTFAGLSKELYIPAIDLETGDGVMFGDEGWREVPISRAVTASSAVPIYFCPVRIQGRDYIDAGIGRMAFFDIAVRKHVDFMIMINPMARAPQRRSSMGPLLGGTEKRMRERGFLSIGEQASRINFDARFSQALERFEHDYPEKEMLVISPVEEDALLFERSFLSYRDRIHLLRAGYMSVVTMARDRFEELSVQFARYGLAVSRVRFEERARSRLAGLDPTGAVTVPRAPQAAAAPACIGAVGVAWRKAK; this comes from the coding sequence ATGGCACGGGCATGCGGCAAACGGGCGTTGGCATTGGGCGGAGGAGGCTTCACGGGCTATCTCTTCGAGGTCGGTGCGTTGACCGCGCTGGACGATTTGTTCGAGGACGGGGGCAGTATGAATGACCTTGATCTCTATGTCGGGGTCAGTGCGGGAGCCGCTGCGGCGTCGTTGGTCGCCAATGGTGTGACACCGCGAGAGATTCTGGAGACCAATCTGTCCGGAACCAGGCCCTACTATTTCGACCACCGCAACGTCTTTTCACCCGCTATCGGAGAGGGACTCAAGACCGTCTGGCGCGTCACCCGCCAGATGGTTCCATTACTCAAGCTCTATGTACGTCATTATCGAGAAATGACGCTCATCGATCTGCTCGACAAGGCTCAAGATGCGCTGCCCAGCGGCATTTACACGCTCGAGCCTTTTGCTGCGTACCTGGCGGCGATCTTTCGGACGAGAAAGTTGAGCGACACCTTTGCCGGGCTCTCGAAGGAGCTCTATATTCCAGCGATCGATTTGGAAACCGGCGATGGGGTGATGTTCGGCGATGAAGGTTGGCGGGAGGTGCCGATCTCCCGTGCCGTCACCGCTTCATCTGCCGTGCCCATTTATTTCTGCCCCGTGCGTATCCAGGGGCGTGATTACATTGATGCAGGGATCGGTCGCATGGCCTTCTTCGACATCGCAGTTCGGAAACACGTCGACTTCATGATCATGATCAATCCCATGGCGCGGGCTCCCCAGCGCCGGTCGTCGATGGGGCCGTTGCTCGGCGGGACTGAGAAGCGAATGCGGGAGCGTGGGTTTTTGTCCATCGGGGAACAGGCCTCCAGGATCAACTTCGATGCTCGTTTTTCACAGGCGTTGGAACGTTTCGAGCATGATTACCCGGAGAAGGAAATGTTGGTCATCTCCCCGGTGGAGGAGGATGCCTTGTTGTTCGAGCGGAGTTTTTTGAGTTATCGCGACCGCATCCACCTCCTTCGAGCCGGATACATGTCAGTGGTGACGATGGCGCGGGATCGGTTCGAGGAGCTGTCCGTACAATTTGCTCGCTACGGTCTTGCCGTGTCGCGCGTCAGATTCGAGGAGCGGGCCCGAAGTCGCCTTGCCGGGCTCGACCCGACTGGGGCGGTGACCGTTCCGCGCGCGCCTCAGGCCGCGGCGGCGCCCGCTTGCATCGGAGCAGTCGGCGTGGCCTGGCGCAAGGCGAAGTAG
- a CDS encoding enoyl-CoA hydratase, translating to MTTTTGSMVSCTVDGAVATLVINRPPANALTPDLLAELSLAIGQCDEDEAVKSVVLTGTGRFFVAGADIRVLAAVASSQEGVTIAQQGQAILNRIETLDKPVIAAINGACLGGGLELAMCCHIRLAAEGSRLGQPEINLGIMPGFGGTQRLPRIVGQSKAMELILTGDSISAQEARALGLVSEVIAPEDLLRQAQGMARNIAAKSLTALRGSLRAIREGRELTLQEGLALEARLFGGLCETEDKREGVAAFLEKRQPHFVDR from the coding sequence ATGACCACAACAACCGGCTCAATGGTCTCTTGCACGGTGGATGGTGCAGTGGCCACGCTCGTGATCAATCGTCCTCCGGCGAATGCGCTCACCCCTGACCTTCTCGCTGAGCTGAGCCTGGCGATTGGCCAGTGCGACGAGGATGAGGCCGTTAAGTCGGTTGTCCTGACCGGGACTGGCCGATTCTTTGTTGCAGGGGCCGACATTCGCGTGTTGGCTGCGGTGGCTTCGTCGCAGGAGGGCGTAACGATTGCGCAACAAGGTCAGGCCATTCTGAATCGCATCGAGACGTTGGATAAACCTGTTATTGCTGCCATCAATGGTGCCTGCCTTGGCGGAGGGCTGGAACTGGCCATGTGTTGCCACATCCGTCTCGCGGCGGAGGGCAGTCGGTTGGGCCAGCCGGAAATCAATCTGGGCATCATGCCGGGTTTCGGCGGCACTCAGCGTCTACCCAGGATCGTCGGGCAATCCAAGGCCATGGAGCTGATCCTGACGGGCGACTCGATTTCCGCGCAGGAGGCCAGGGCGCTCGGGTTGGTCTCTGAGGTCATCGCGCCGGAAGATCTGCTGCGTCAGGCTCAGGGGATGGCACGGAACATCGCAGCGAAGAGTCTGACGGCACTGCGCGGGTCGCTGCGAGCGATTCGTGAGGGGAGGGAGCTGACTCTGCAGGAGGGCCTGGCATTGGAGGCGCGTCTGTTCGGCGGGCTCTGTGAGACAGAGGACAAACGAGAAGGCGTGGCCGCCTTCCTGGAGAAGCGGCAACCACACTTCGTCGATCGATGA
- a CDS encoding thiolase family protein, which produces MKEVVVTTGARTPIGNFGGALKDLTPHKMGELAVREVILRAQVDPHLIDEVIIGSVGHTSDAYNVARVIALLAGLPVRTPAYSVQRNCSSGLQPFVNAYQNIQSEDADVQIVGGVESMSRAPFVSREMRWGKRLRHAEFIDSIWEGLTDAFCGQLMGRTAETLAEEFGIGHEEQDRFAVESHRRAFKAIREGRLKEEVFPVVIPKSVAGRDVAPVTMTQDEGPNVGLTEQQLALYPPLFKDGGTVTAGNSCPLNDGAAAAMVMSAARARELNCRPLGRIKSYAFVGVDPTRMGIGPAEALPLALKRAGVSLADLALLEVNEAFAAQYLAVERVLGLKRDLVNVNGGAIALGHPVGMTGTRLVITLLYEMRRRGASLGAVAMCVGGGQGAAMVLEQV; this is translated from the coding sequence GTGAAAGAAGTCGTCGTGACGACCGGTGCACGAACCCCCATCGGCAACTTCGGCGGCGCTCTGAAGGATCTGACACCCCACAAGATGGGTGAGTTGGCCGTGCGGGAAGTGATCCTGCGTGCCCAAGTGGATCCGCACCTCATCGACGAGGTCATCATCGGTTCCGTCGGGCATACGAGCGATGCGTATAACGTCGCGCGTGTCATCGCTCTTCTGGCAGGTCTTCCCGTTCGCACGCCCGCGTATTCGGTCCAACGCAATTGTTCGTCAGGCCTCCAACCGTTCGTCAACGCCTACCAAAATATTCAGAGCGAGGATGCGGACGTGCAGATCGTCGGCGGAGTCGAGAGCATGAGTCGCGCCCCGTTTGTTTCGCGGGAGATGCGATGGGGCAAACGTCTCCGCCACGCGGAATTCATCGACAGCATTTGGGAGGGATTGACGGATGCGTTTTGTGGTCAGCTGATGGGGCGGACGGCGGAAACCCTGGCTGAGGAGTTTGGCATCGGTCATGAGGAACAGGATCGGTTTGCCGTGGAGAGCCACCGGCGTGCGTTCAAAGCGATTCGCGAGGGGCGGCTCAAGGAGGAGGTGTTTCCGGTCGTGATCCCGAAATCGGTGGCGGGGCGGGATGTCGCCCCGGTCACGATGACCCAGGATGAAGGGCCGAATGTCGGATTGACCGAACAGCAACTGGCACTCTACCCGCCGCTGTTTAAGGACGGCGGCACCGTCACTGCGGGAAATAGTTGCCCGCTCAATGATGGGGCGGCGGCGGCGATGGTCATGTCCGCCGCGCGTGCGCGTGAGTTGAACTGTCGACCGCTCGGACGCATCAAGAGTTACGCCTTTGTCGGCGTGGATCCCACCCGCATGGGTATCGGTCCGGCGGAGGCGCTGCCGTTGGCTCTCAAACGTGCCGGGGTGAGTCTTGCCGATTTGGCGTTGCTCGAAGTAAACGAAGCATTTGCCGCGCAATACCTCGCGGTGGAGCGTGTGTTGGGGTTAAAGCGGGACCTCGTCAATGTGAACGGCGGGGCGATCGCTCTGGGACATCCGGTCGGTATGACCGGGACACGTCTGGTGATCACCTTGCTCTATGAAATGCGGCGGCGGGGGGCTTCGCTCGGCGCGGTCGCCATGTGTGTCGGCGGCGGACAGGGCGCCGCAATGGTGCTTGAGCAGGTGTGA
- a CDS encoding long-chain fatty acid--CoA ligase, translated as MPRSWINRYDPGVPATSGYPEWTVPDLLRRSASRFPDSPALHFYGTTLSYRELNDLTTRFALALRGLGVQAGDRVALMLPNIPQAVIAYYGAMKAGAVVVPMNPLYVEREIQTQLADSGSETIVALDLLYPRIRVARERAGLPKRIIVTSLRDFLPTAKKLLYPLQARWAKRWIVVEKIAPVYGFLELLDPVPMATEAETSSLPSVEPTSLAQIQYTGGTTGIPKGVMLTHRNVVVSALQGRRWCSNFREGQEVFLGAVPLFHCYGLSTCQNLAVATGSRIVLLPRFQADEVMTAIQKHGVSIMSGVPMMFSMMTECAKARRHDLRSIRVCLCGASPLSADVQDAFERLSGVTISEGYGLTEAGPTTHCNPIQGPHPHGSMGVPFPDTDARIVDVETGHRDVSIGEAGELVVRGPQVMQGYWNNEAETRAVLRDGWLYTGDIVRRDEDGFFFFMDRKKDVIKPWGETVYPREVEEILSQHPAVQEAVVVGTPDHHYGEAVKAYVVPISGTSVTEQDLIDHCRTSLARFKVPTVIEFRSELPRTIIGKVLRRALRDGAERPVTDAQPTR; from the coding sequence ATGCCTCGGTCATGGATCAACCGGTATGATCCCGGCGTGCCTGCCACCTCCGGCTATCCGGAATGGACCGTTCCGGACCTGCTCCGGCGCTCTGCCTCACGCTTCCCCGACTCGCCGGCACTCCATTTCTACGGTACGACCCTCAGCTACCGTGAACTCAATGACCTCACCACTCGCTTTGCCCTGGCGCTACGCGGGCTTGGTGTGCAGGCGGGTGATCGTGTGGCGCTCATGCTGCCGAACATCCCCCAGGCAGTCATTGCGTACTATGGTGCGATGAAGGCCGGTGCCGTTGTCGTGCCCATGAACCCGCTGTATGTCGAGCGCGAAATTCAGACTCAGCTCGCGGACTCGGGTAGTGAGACCATCGTCGCCTTGGATCTTCTGTATCCACGCATCCGCGTCGCTCGCGAGCGAGCAGGCCTGCCCAAGCGGATCATTGTCACCAGCCTGCGAGACTTTTTGCCGACTGCAAAAAAACTGTTGTATCCCTTACAAGCACGGTGGGCGAAGCGCTGGATCGTGGTGGAGAAGATTGCACCGGTGTATGGTTTTCTTGAACTTCTCGATCCTGTGCCTATGGCAACGGAGGCCGAGACGTCGTCCTTGCCCTCTGTGGAACCCACCAGCCTGGCCCAGATTCAGTACACCGGCGGCACGACCGGTATCCCCAAGGGGGTCATGCTCACGCATCGGAACGTGGTGGTCAGCGCCTTGCAAGGCCGCCGCTGGTGTTCGAATTTCCGTGAGGGGCAGGAGGTCTTTCTGGGCGCGGTCCCGCTGTTTCATTGTTACGGGTTGAGCACGTGCCAAAATCTTGCGGTGGCGACCGGTTCTCGAATCGTGTTGCTCCCCCGCTTCCAAGCCGACGAGGTGATGACGGCGATTCAGAAACATGGGGTCAGCATCATGTCCGGTGTGCCGATGATGTTCTCGATGATGACTGAGTGTGCCAAGGCGCGCCGGCACGACCTGCGTTCGATTCGGGTCTGTCTCTGCGGGGCCAGCCCGCTGTCGGCCGATGTGCAGGATGCATTTGAACGGTTGAGCGGGGTCACCATTTCAGAGGGGTATGGGTTGACCGAAGCCGGCCCGACGACTCACTGCAATCCGATTCAGGGTCCGCATCCGCATGGTTCAATGGGGGTGCCGTTTCCAGATACGGACGCACGGATTGTCGATGTAGAGACCGGGCATCGGGATGTGTCGATCGGCGAAGCAGGAGAACTTGTCGTCCGCGGGCCGCAGGTGATGCAGGGCTATTGGAACAACGAGGCGGAGACGCGGGCCGTCTTGCGAGACGGCTGGTTGTATACCGGTGACATCGTGAGGCGGGATGAAGACGGGTTTTTCTTTTTCATGGATCGAAAGAAGGACGTGATCAAGCCGTGGGGAGAGACGGTTTATCCACGAGAGGTGGAAGAGATCCTGTCTCAGCATCCTGCCGTGCAGGAGGCGGTGGTGGTCGGCACTCCGGATCACCATTACGGAGAAGCGGTGAAAGCGTATGTCGTGCCGATCTCTGGCACGTCAGTGACCGAACAGGATCTGATCGACCACTGTCGCACCTCGCTGGCGCGATTCAAGGTGCCGACGGTGATTGAATTTCGGAGCGAATTGCCGCGGACCATTATCGGCAAGGTGTTGCGAAGAGCGCTGCGGGATGGTGCGGAGAGGCCTGTCACGGATGCGCAGCCGACGCGATAA
- a CDS encoding iron-containing redox enzyme family protein, producing the protein MPFYDDVRAEVLQHGAIHNSFLTRFQAGHISDEEFDEFAIQFYSFARCFPRILAAQLVNTEDEAVADELTRVLYSELGDGLVKNRHELLYRRFLRSIGMSVHAAMTTPMRTSTRAYIEGMEALYSSRNHTTALGASFGLENMAITMWDQLIPGLSIVQATRYPHMDMTYFTFHRQLEAGHEQAMAQAMEAIDGAASVSPSGMSESEKSDFRFGMNAVLDYLEGFWMGLERVPAGSAQAGSHAMPQRGSELRG; encoded by the coding sequence ATGCCGTTTTACGACGACGTTCGCGCCGAAGTGCTCCAACACGGAGCGATCCACAATTCATTTCTGACACGCTTTCAGGCCGGCCATATCAGTGACGAAGAGTTTGATGAGTTTGCCATCCAGTTCTACAGCTTCGCGCGGTGTTTCCCGCGCATCCTTGCCGCCCAGCTGGTCAACACTGAAGATGAAGCCGTCGCCGATGAATTGACCCGGGTGCTCTATTCGGAGCTCGGCGACGGACTCGTCAAGAATCGGCACGAGTTGTTGTATCGGCGGTTTTTGCGTTCCATCGGCATGTCCGTTCATGCAGCCATGACGACGCCGATGCGCACCTCCACGCGTGCCTACATTGAAGGCATGGAAGCGTTGTACAGCAGTCGAAACCATACGACGGCACTGGGCGCATCGTTTGGTCTCGAAAACATGGCTATTACGATGTGGGACCAACTCATTCCCGGGCTCTCAATCGTGCAGGCTACCCGGTACCCTCACATGGACATGACCTACTTTACGTTTCACCGACAGCTTGAGGCTGGGCATGAGCAGGCCATGGCGCAAGCCATGGAGGCGATTGACGGTGCAGCATCCGTCTCACCGTCCGGCATGTCGGAGAGTGAGAAAAGTGATTTTCGCTTCGGGATGAACGCGGTGCTCGACTATCTCGAAGGATTTTGGATGGGCCTCGAACGGGTGCCCGCTGGTTCCGCGCAGGCAGGGAGCCACGCAATGCCACAGCGTGGGAGCGAGTTGCGGGGATAA
- a CDS encoding VOC family protein, whose translation MKDAIGIDHVTLCVKNLAATRFLFTQILGFHVIWAAQDVGSDKSSMDTVVVQRGEAKIALMQGRNKEQKSQICEFVEKYGEGVQHIALEVDDIDAVCREWEAHGVRFSGDIKDGRDGFGPLRQRFTYPLFPECGLFLELTQRQHGREESKTFVRATVEALYRDIERDQHRGITRTIVDYETLPLPFETAEAASLQHAS comes from the coding sequence ATGAAAGACGCCATCGGCATTGACCACGTCACCTTGTGCGTTAAGAATCTGGCCGCCACACGATTTCTCTTCACACAGATTCTCGGATTCCATGTCATCTGGGCGGCGCAAGATGTCGGGAGCGACAAGTCCTCCATGGACACGGTCGTGGTCCAGAGAGGCGAGGCGAAGATCGCCCTCATGCAAGGGAGAAACAAAGAGCAGAAGTCCCAGATCTGCGAGTTCGTCGAGAAATACGGCGAGGGTGTCCAGCATATTGCACTTGAGGTGGACGACATCGATGCGGTCTGCCGTGAATGGGAAGCCCACGGCGTCAGATTCAGCGGAGACATCAAAGACGGCAGAGACGGCTTCGGGCCCCTGCGACAGCGCTTCACCTATCCCCTCTTCCCCGAATGCGGCCTGTTCCTGGAATTGACCCAACGGCAGCACGGTCGAGAGGAATCCAAAACGTTCGTACGCGCCACCGTCGAGGCGTTGTATCGAGACATCGAGCGGGATCAACACAGAGGCATCACACGAACGATCGTCGACTATGAGACCTTGCCGCTTCCCTTTGAAACGGCTGAGGCCGCCTCCCTTCAACATGCATCCTGA